In Syntrophotaleaceae bacterium, a genomic segment contains:
- a CDS encoding ATP-binding protein has product MINRSICEENPTLDLTGVPEGSASSYFLYYQDVLERDQAVFALFKKARNDSFERICVCDPPYRDGIADGNTDSPGFLEVKTILSGSSQNPGAAVLEWIQQAKDSSLSKGYAGLSLFLEMGCVCRGATENWSEKFFTALDELTGDGKLMLLSAFNCRSVPPAVMLAALPAHSMFIEGGQIYPNDYHRPSRSSKKGASRLIGGLLKLLRGFGKKPAQPYRRGRVFEAILKVAPIGMWMLDRNHRIVFVNQDFSQFTGLSMDDMLQSRHYSEFLEPDERVRCRLSDARAFAADGPIQCEEELTSAEGVRHTFQIVKSKVVNDSNEVTGLLGLAIDISDRKAAETGLKEALAFAEDARDKIDNIIESIADGLIVTDTRNRIVLINGKARELLAINAMELKGESIGRAVRDISLLDQVNAIYGQDAAEALQTTFQAEGPDPKAGRLLQARTTLMRNNEMTVTGAITVLRDVTREQELDRIKAEFLSVAAHELRTPLTSILGYLEFCLHPEEFGGFSDQQQREFLVEINDKAELLARLVSDLLDIGRLEAGKPLPLDFKFIDIERLIGKIVEQYKLQAPHHRFEIHCDGNPCKMVRADENKLGQVLENLLSNAVKYSPKGSLVRVSGTCVENAYQVCVEDQGIGMTPEQAARIFDKFYRADFSDTAARGLGLGMSIVRQIVLSHNGSIRVESEKDFGTKVQFTVPVLYEEEKGRARIRN; this is encoded by the coding sequence ATGATCAACAGGAGCATTTGCGAAGAAAACCCGACGCTCGATCTGACGGGTGTTCCCGAAGGCTCAGCTTCTTCCTATTTCCTTTATTATCAGGATGTTCTGGAGCGCGACCAAGCCGTCTTTGCCCTTTTTAAAAAAGCCCGGAACGACAGTTTCGAGAGGATTTGCGTGTGTGACCCACCTTACCGGGATGGGATTGCCGACGGGAACACGGACAGCCCCGGATTTCTGGAGGTAAAAACGATCCTCTCCGGATCTTCCCAAAACCCTGGCGCCGCGGTCCTGGAATGGATACAACAGGCCAAGGACTCCTCTCTCTCCAAGGGCTACGCGGGGCTCTCCCTGTTCCTGGAGATGGGTTGTGTCTGCAGGGGAGCGACAGAGAACTGGTCCGAAAAATTTTTCACCGCGCTCGACGAACTGACCGGAGACGGCAAGCTGATGCTTTTGTCAGCCTTCAACTGCCGGTCCGTTCCCCCTGCAGTCATGCTGGCGGCATTGCCTGCCCACTCAATGTTCATCGAGGGCGGACAGATATATCCCAATGATTATCATCGCCCTTCACGGAGTTCGAAAAAGGGGGCGAGTCGACTGATTGGCGGCCTTCTGAAACTGCTGAGAGGCTTTGGAAAGAAGCCGGCGCAACCTTACCGGCGGGGCCGCGTTTTCGAAGCTATCCTCAAAGTGGCCCCCATTGGGATGTGGATGCTCGATCGGAATCATCGCATTGTCTTCGTCAACCAGGATTTCAGTCAATTTACCGGGCTTTCCATGGACGATATGCTGCAGTCCAGGCATTATTCTGAATTTCTGGAGCCCGATGAAAGGGTCAGATGCCGGCTCTCCGATGCCAGGGCTTTTGCGGCCGACGGTCCGATTCAGTGTGAAGAGGAGTTGACCAGTGCCGAGGGTGTCCGGCACACCTTTCAGATCGTCAAATCGAAGGTGGTGAATGATTCAAATGAGGTGACTGGACTGCTGGGATTGGCGATCGATATCTCCGATCGCAAGGCGGCGGAGACCGGTTTGAAAGAGGCCCTGGCTTTTGCCGAAGATGCCCGGGACAAGATCGATAATATTATCGAATCGATTGCTGACGGATTGATCGTGACCGATACCCGCAACCGCATCGTTCTGATCAACGGCAAGGCCAGGGAATTGCTGGCCATCAATGCCATGGAACTGAAGGGAGAATCTATCGGCAGGGCTGTCAGGGATATATCCCTGCTCGACCAGGTCAATGCAATCTATGGACAGGATGCAGCAGAGGCTCTGCAAACCACTTTCCAGGCGGAAGGTCCGGACCCAAAGGCGGGCCGGTTGCTGCAGGCGCGTACCACCCTGATGCGGAACAACGAAATGACGGTGACCGGGGCCATCACCGTTCTGCGGGATGTCACCAGGGAACAGGAACTGGATCGTATAAAAGCGGAATTTCTTTCGGTGGCCGCCCATGAACTGCGTACCCCGCTGACCTCCATCCTCGGTTATCTGGAGTTCTGCCTGCATCCTGAGGAATTCGGCGGCTTTTCCGATCAACAGCAACGGGAATTCCTTGTGGAAATCAACGACAAGGCGGAGTTGCTGGCCAGACTGGTCTCGGATCTGCTCGATATCGGCCGTCTTGAAGCGGGAAAACCTCTGCCGCTGGATTTCAAATTCATCGACATTGAGCGGCTGATCGGCAAGATTGTCGAGCAGTACAAACTGCAGGCCCCCCATCACCGTTTCGAAATCCATTGCGATGGCAATCCCTGCAAAATGGTCAGAGCCGACGAAAACAAATTGGGGCAGGTCCTGGAAAACCTGTTGAGCAATGCCGTGAAATATTCGCCGAAAGGTAGCCTTGTGCGTGTATCCGGCACGTGCGTTGAAAACGCCTATCAGGTCTGCGTCGAGGACCAGGGGATCGGCATGACCCCCGAACAGGCGGCACGGATTTTCGATAAATTCTATCGTGCCGACTTTTCGGATACCGCCGCCCGGGGCCTGGGCCTGGGGATGAGTATCGTCCGCCAGATCGTGCTGAGCCACAACGGCTCAATCCGGGTGGAGAGCGAAAAGGATTTCGGAACGAAAGTCCAGTTTACCGTTCCCGTGTTATACGAAGAGGAAAAGGGGCGGGCGAGAATCCGGAATTAG
- the tsaA gene encoding tRNA (N6-threonylcarbamoyladenosine(37)-N6)-methyltransferase TrmO, whose translation MDITFTPIGTISSCFKEKFGIPRQAGLVPEARGTLELLPPFNRLEALRGLEDFSHIWLVFLFHENIGRQWKSTVRPPRLGGNRRLGVFATRSPFRPNAIGLSAVKLERIEISGSRVILHLGGVDLLDGTPVLDIKPYLPYADSIPNATGGFAPLPPDQNIEVTFTAECLNKLRTLENSGFPRLEKLIVDTLGCDPRPAYYQNHPQKESFGLRMLDFDLRWEFQDDRIVVTDLVKTA comes from the coding sequence ATGGACATCACTTTCACCCCCATCGGCACCATTTCCTCCTGTTTCAAGGAAAAATTCGGAATTCCCCGCCAGGCGGGCCTGGTCCCGGAAGCCCGGGGCACTCTTGAACTTCTTCCCCCTTTCAATCGCCTGGAGGCCTTGCGGGGATTGGAAGACTTTTCCCATATCTGGCTGGTGTTCCTCTTTCATGAAAACATAGGGCGGCAGTGGAAATCAACTGTTCGCCCGCCCCGCCTCGGAGGCAACCGCCGTTTAGGGGTCTTTGCGACACGCTCCCCCTTTCGGCCGAATGCTATTGGATTATCGGCGGTCAAACTGGAGAGGATCGAAATATCCGGCTCCAGGGTGATTTTGCATCTCGGCGGAGTCGATCTATTGGACGGCACCCCCGTCCTGGACATCAAACCCTATTTGCCCTACGCCGACAGCATCCCGAACGCAACGGGGGGATTTGCCCCGCTACCGCCCGACCAAAACATTGAAGTCACTTTCACTGCCGAATGCCTGAATAAGCTCCGAACCCTTGAGAATTCGGGGTTTCCCCGCTTGGAAAAACTCATTGTCGATACCCTGGGCTGCGATCCCCGACCGGCCTACTACCAGAATCATCCGCAGAAAGAAAGTTTTGGCCTGCGGATGCTGGATTTCGACCTCCGCTGGGAATTTCAGGATGACAGGATCGTGGTGACGGATCTTGTCAAAACCGCTTGA
- a CDS encoding (deoxy)nucleoside triphosphate pyrophosphohydrolase has protein sequence MQPLIVTAAILCHNGRILITRRPLEKQQGGLWEFPGGKLHGDESPEEGLKRELLEELGIEIVVGPIFEVAYYRYEWGPVVVLAYPCRQVSGVVRNLEVAEHRWIEPEEFPHFDILPADRPIVHKIMTARDCNQILFFR, from the coding sequence ATGCAGCCCCTGATTGTCACCGCCGCAATCCTTTGCCACAATGGCAGGATTCTCATCACCCGCCGTCCGCTGGAAAAGCAGCAGGGAGGGTTGTGGGAATTTCCGGGAGGGAAGCTGCACGGCGACGAGTCGCCCGAGGAAGGGCTTAAACGAGAGTTGCTCGAGGAGCTCGGAATCGAAATAGTCGTCGGCCCGATTTTTGAGGTGGCTTATTACCGATACGAGTGGGGGCCGGTAGTGGTGCTGGCCTATCCCTGCCGGCAGGTTTCGGGAGTCGTGCGCAACCTCGAGGTGGCGGAGCATCGCTGGATCGAGCCGGAGGAATTCCCCCATTTCGACATACTGCCGGCCGACCGGCCGATCGTCCACAAAATCATGACCGCAAGAGATTGCAATCAGATCCTTTTCTTCAGATAG
- a CDS encoding chemotaxis protein CheW has translation MSQVNARSDFYPEQDQFAEEDTQKDKFLTFRLASEDYGISIRQVTEIIGIQTITEIPDMPAFIKGVINLRGKVVPVMDVRSRFGLPQREYDQRTCVVVVDVAGKAMGLIVDHVNEVLDIPAQQVEPPPAGHGEGGRRFVRGMGKIGEKVKILLDVEALFV, from the coding sequence ATGTCACAAGTCAATGCAAGAAGCGATTTTTACCCGGAACAGGATCAATTTGCGGAGGAGGATACCCAAAAGGACAAATTTTTGACTTTTCGTCTGGCCAGCGAGGATTACGGCATTTCAATTCGCCAGGTGACGGAAATTATCGGCATCCAGACCATAACCGAGATTCCGGACATGCCCGCTTTCATCAAGGGAGTCATCAACCTGCGAGGCAAGGTGGTGCCGGTGATGGACGTCCGGTCCCGTTTCGGCCTTCCCCAGCGGGAGTACGACCAGCGAACCTGTGTGGTGGTGGTTGATGTGGCGGGCAAGGCCATGGGACTGATCGTCGACCATGTCAACGAGGTGCTGGATATCCCGGCCCAACAGGTCGAACCCCCTCCTGCCGGACATGGCGAGGGCGGCCGAAGATTTGTGCGGGGCATGGGAAAGATAGGTGAAAAGGTAAAAATACTGCTCGATGTCGAGGCTCTGTTTGTTTGA
- the ubiE gene encoding bifunctional demethylmenaquinone methyltransferase/2-methoxy-6-polyprenyl-1,4-benzoquinol methylase UbiE, with the protein MFKLSDKGRGIREMFDSIAPRYDFLNRVLSLGIDRHWRAFAVKQLQVPNGGKVLDVATGTGDVALSIAARTPDSVRIVGEDFAREMLAIGKKKIAATRYAHRIELVNAPCEAMPHPDKTFDGVTIAFGIRNLVDRTAGLREMHRVLKPGARVVILEFSNPRNPLFKSLYSFYFRRILPFLGGLVSRREAYRYLPDSVLEFPDQETFTSHMKEAGFSDLQHIDLTFGIATVYVGVRPD; encoded by the coding sequence ATGTTCAAATTATCCGACAAGGGCCGGGGCATCCGGGAGATGTTCGATTCCATCGCCCCCCGCTACGATTTTCTCAACCGCGTCCTCTCCCTGGGCATAGACCGTCATTGGCGTGCCTTTGCCGTCAAACAGCTGCAGGTCCCGAATGGAGGCAAGGTTCTGGATGTGGCGACAGGGACGGGAGATGTCGCATTGTCGATTGCCGCCCGAACCCCGGATTCGGTCAGAATCGTGGGCGAGGACTTCGCGCGGGAAATGCTGGCCATCGGCAAAAAAAAAATTGCAGCCACCCGGTACGCCCACCGGATTGAGCTGGTGAATGCACCCTGCGAAGCCATGCCCCATCCCGATAAGACATTCGATGGGGTGACCATCGCCTTCGGGATTCGCAACCTGGTCGACCGCACGGCCGGGCTCCGGGAGATGCACCGGGTTCTCAAGCCCGGGGCCCGGGTGGTGATCCTGGAATTTTCAAATCCGCGCAACCCCCTGTTCAAGAGCCTCTACTCCTTCTATTTTCGCCGCATCCTTCCCTTTCTCGGCGGTTTGGTTTCGCGGCGAGAAGCCTACCGGTATCTTCCCGACTCGGTACTGGAGTTTCCCGATCAGGAGACCTTCACGTCCCACATGAAGGAGGCCGGATTTTCCGATCTGCAGCATATCGATCTGACCTTCGGCATCGCGACCGTTTACGTGGGCGTTCGCCCGGATTGA